A single window of Hymenobacter sp. APR13 DNA harbors:
- a CDS encoding TldD/PmbA family protein translates to MKRRDFVGLTGLATGALLLPTIPGFGEGTAVDPLRLLDAADDPAIKKRLSDAALNAAKSAGATYADVRIGRYLNQGVFTREKQVQNIVSSESYGAGIRVIANGTWGFASTNIVTEAGMAKAAQLAVQIAKANSKVQKQPVQLAPQRGFGEVSWKAPIQQNAFAVPIKDKVDLLLNANAKALDNGASFVNSVLFQVNEQKYFASTDGSYIDQDVHRIWPTFGVTAIDRASGKFRSRQSLSAPMGLGYEYLTPKPEDKIAGPEGSDVFGYRNSYDILEDVVRATKQVKQKLTAKSVTPGKYDLVLDPHHLGLTIHESVGHPLELDRVLGYEANYAGTSFATLEWKAKGTPYGSKQVNIVADKLQPGSLGAVGYDDEGVKTKEWDLIKEGTLVDYEKIRDQAAIVGQTESDGCCYSQSWRDVQFQRMPNVSLRPSTTKMSVDEMVSKVDKGIYIAGNGSFSIDQQRYNSQFGGQVFYAIEKGKITGMLEDVAYQTNTLEFWNSCAGSCDASDYRLAGFFNDGKGQPSQSSAVSHGSATTRFNGVNVINTARKI, encoded by the coding sequence ATGAAAAGACGTGATTTTGTAGGCCTAACGGGCCTGGCTACCGGCGCTTTGCTGCTGCCTACTATTCCAGGTTTCGGCGAAGGCACGGCCGTGGACCCGTTGCGTCTGCTCGACGCGGCCGACGACCCGGCCATTAAGAAGCGGCTGTCGGATGCGGCGCTGAATGCGGCCAAGTCGGCTGGCGCTACTTACGCCGACGTGCGCATTGGGCGCTACCTCAACCAGGGCGTGTTCACCCGCGAGAAGCAGGTGCAGAACATCGTCAGCTCCGAGAGCTACGGGGCAGGCATCCGGGTAATTGCCAACGGCACCTGGGGCTTCGCCTCCACCAACATCGTGACCGAGGCGGGCATGGCCAAGGCCGCGCAGCTGGCCGTGCAGATTGCCAAAGCCAACTCCAAGGTGCAGAAGCAGCCGGTGCAGCTGGCCCCGCAGCGCGGGTTTGGCGAGGTAAGCTGGAAGGCCCCGATTCAGCAAAACGCCTTTGCCGTGCCCATCAAGGACAAGGTGGATCTGCTGCTGAACGCCAACGCCAAGGCCCTCGACAACGGCGCGTCGTTCGTGAATTCGGTGCTGTTTCAGGTGAACGAGCAGAAGTACTTCGCCAGCACCGACGGCTCCTATATCGACCAGGACGTGCACCGCATCTGGCCCACGTTCGGCGTCACGGCCATCGACCGGGCGTCGGGCAAGTTCCGCTCGCGGCAGTCGTTGAGCGCCCCGATGGGCCTAGGCTACGAGTATCTCACGCCTAAGCCCGAAGACAAGATTGCCGGGCCCGAAGGGTCCGACGTATTCGGCTACCGCAACTCCTACGACATCCTGGAAGACGTGGTGCGCGCCACCAAGCAGGTGAAACAGAAGCTGACCGCCAAGAGCGTGACGCCCGGCAAATACGACCTCGTGCTCGACCCGCACCACCTCGGCCTGACCATCCACGAATCGGTAGGTCACCCGCTGGAGCTGGACCGCGTGCTGGGCTACGAGGCCAACTACGCCGGCACCTCTTTCGCCACGCTGGAGTGGAAGGCCAAAGGCACGCCCTACGGCTCCAAGCAGGTCAACATTGTGGCCGATAAGCTGCAGCCCGGCTCACTCGGCGCGGTAGGTTACGACGACGAGGGTGTGAAAACCAAGGAGTGGGACCTGATCAAGGAAGGCACGCTCGTGGACTACGAGAAAATCCGCGACCAGGCGGCCATCGTGGGCCAGACCGAGTCGGATGGCTGCTGCTACTCGCAGTCGTGGCGCGACGTGCAGTTCCAGCGCATGCCCAACGTCAGCCTGCGCCCCAGCACCACCAAGATGAGCGTGGATGAGATGGTGAGCAAGGTGGACAAGGGCATCTACATTGCCGGCAACGGCTCGTTCAGCATCGACCAACAGCGCTACAACTCCCAGTTCGGCGGGCAGGTGTTTTACGCCATCGAGAAAGGCAAAATCACGGGCATGCTCGAAGACGTGGCTTACCAGACCAACACGCTGGAGTTCTGGAACAGCTGCGCCGGCTCCTGCGACGCCTCCGACTACCGGCTGGCCGGCTTCTTCAACGACGGCAAAGGCCAGCCTTCGCAAAGCTCGGCCGTGAGCCACGGCTCCGCCACCACCCGCTTCAACGGCGTCAACGTCATCAACACCGCCCGCAAGATTTAA
- a CDS encoding TldD/PmbA family protein, protein MKRRDFVGLTGLAAGGLLLPSLPGMGGIFVEPEQLLDAIDPALKKRLADAALNAAKAAGASYTDVRIGRYLNQYVFTREKQVQNIVSTESFGAGVRALVNGAWGFASTNTVTEAGLAEAARTAVAIAKANQKVQKQPVQLAPQRGYGEVSWKTPIERNFAEVPVKEKVDLLLAANGAALSNGASYVNSALFQVNEQKYFASTDGSYIDQDIHRIWPTFDVTVVDRTTGKFRSRGAMASPMGLGYEYLTPRAADKMAGPQGTSVIGYKQRYDMLEDAALAAKQAKEKLTCKSVTPGKYDLVLDPSHLGLTIHESVGHPLELDRVLGYEANYAGTSFATLEWKAKNLPYGSKQVNIVADKLQPGSLGAVGYDDEGVKTKEWDLIKEGKLVNYQKIRDQAAIVGQTESDGCCYADSWSSVQFQRMPNVSLRPGTEKLSVDEMISKVDKGIYIAGEGSYSIDQQRYNFQFGGKVFYAIEKGKITGMLEDVAYQANTQEFWNSCAGSCDASDYRFLGTFFDGKGQPSQVSAVSHGSSTTRFNGVNVINTARKI, encoded by the coding sequence TTGAAAAGACGTGATTTTGTGGGACTCACCGGCCTAGCGGCCGGCGGTCTGCTGCTCCCCAGCCTACCGGGCATGGGCGGTATCTTCGTCGAGCCCGAGCAGCTGCTCGACGCCATCGACCCAGCCCTGAAAAAGCGGCTGGCGGATGCGGCACTGAACGCGGCCAAAGCCGCCGGCGCCAGCTACACCGACGTGCGCATCGGGCGCTACCTCAACCAGTACGTTTTCACGCGCGAGAAGCAGGTGCAGAACATCGTGAGCACCGAGAGCTTTGGGGCAGGTGTGCGGGCGCTGGTGAACGGGGCCTGGGGCTTCGCTTCTACCAACACCGTGACGGAAGCTGGCCTGGCCGAAGCCGCCCGCACGGCCGTGGCCATTGCCAAAGCCAACCAGAAGGTGCAGAAGCAGCCCGTGCAGCTGGCCCCGCAGCGCGGCTACGGCGAGGTGAGCTGGAAGACGCCCATCGAGCGCAACTTCGCCGAGGTGCCCGTGAAGGAGAAGGTAGACCTGCTGCTGGCCGCCAACGGCGCGGCCCTCAGCAACGGCGCCAGCTACGTCAACTCGGCCCTGTTTCAGGTGAACGAGCAGAAGTACTTCGCCAGCACCGACGGCTCCTACATCGACCAGGACATCCACCGCATCTGGCCTACGTTCGATGTGACGGTGGTAGACCGCACGACCGGCAAGTTCCGCTCGCGCGGCGCTATGGCCTCGCCGATGGGCCTCGGCTACGAGTACCTCACGCCCCGCGCCGCCGACAAGATGGCCGGCCCGCAGGGCACCAGCGTCATCGGCTACAAGCAGCGCTACGACATGCTGGAAGACGCCGCCCTGGCCGCCAAGCAGGCCAAGGAAAAGCTCACCTGCAAATCCGTAACGCCCGGCAAGTACGACCTCGTGCTGGACCCTTCGCACCTGGGCCTGACCATCCACGAAAGCGTGGGTCACCCGCTGGAACTGGACCGCGTGCTGGGCTACGAGGCCAACTACGCCGGCACCTCCTTCGCCACGCTGGAATGGAAGGCCAAGAACCTGCCTTACGGCTCCAAACAGGTCAACATTGTGGCCGACAAGCTGCAGCCCGGCTCACTCGGCGCCGTGGGCTACGACGACGAAGGCGTGAAGACCAAGGAGTGGGATTTGATCAAGGAAGGCAAGCTGGTGAACTACCAGAAGATCCGCGACCAGGCGGCCATCGTGGGCCAGACCGAGTCCGACGGCTGCTGCTACGCCGACTCCTGGAGCAGCGTGCAGTTTCAGCGCATGCCCAACGTGAGCTTGCGCCCCGGCACCGAAAAGCTGAGCGTGGACGAGATGATCAGCAAGGTGGACAAGGGCATCTACATTGCCGGCGAGGGTTCCTACTCCATTGACCAGCAGCGCTACAACTTCCAGTTCGGCGGCAAGGTGTTCTACGCCATCGAGAAAGGCAAAATCACGGGCATGCTCGAAGACGTGGCCTATCAAGCCAACACCCAGGAGTTCTGGAACTCCTGCGCCGGCTCCTGCGACGCCTCCGACTACCGTTTCCTGGGCACCTTCTTCGACGGCAAGGGCCAGCCCAGCCAGGTGTCGGCCGTGAGCCACGGCTCCAGCACCACCCGCTTCAACGGCGTCAACGTCATCAACACCGCCCGGAAAATCTAG
- a CDS encoding TldD/PmbA family protein, producing the protein MAILSQDEAQAILKKVLSFSTADECAAQLDGRTTGNIRYARNNVSTAGSSSNVSLAVEARFGKRSGVATCNQFDDATLRRCVQRAEEIARLAPEDPEYMPMLGAQQYLTPTTYAASTAGITPDFRAQVAQDSIALCEARKLTAAGYLEDGPSFTAIRNNKGLEGYQQLTNLDFSVTVRTPDGTGSGYAVADYTDVTKFDAKALTKRAADKASGSVNAKAIEPGKYTVILEPAALVSDEGMLNRLIYALGAREADEGRSFLSKKGGGNKLGEKMFDPRVTIYSDPLNATAPGRVFDGDGLPVKRMNWVEKGVVKNLFYSRFWAEKNKKQATAFPSGFVMEGGTQSVEDLIKGTAKGILVTRLWYIRDVDPQTLLVTGLTRDGTFYIENGKIKHPIKNMRFNESPVIMLNNIEAIGKAQRLGGNMVPPLKIRDFTFTSLSDAV; encoded by the coding sequence ATGGCAATTCTTTCCCAAGACGAAGCCCAGGCCATCCTGAAAAAGGTGCTGAGCTTTTCCACCGCCGACGAGTGCGCGGCCCAGCTTGATGGGCGCACTACCGGCAACATCCGCTACGCCCGCAACAACGTCAGCACGGCCGGCTCGTCCAGCAACGTGAGTCTGGCTGTGGAGGCGCGCTTCGGCAAGCGCAGCGGCGTGGCCACCTGCAACCAGTTCGACGACGCCACCCTGCGCCGCTGCGTGCAGCGGGCCGAGGAAATTGCGCGCCTCGCCCCCGAAGACCCCGAGTACATGCCCATGCTGGGGGCCCAGCAATACCTGACGCCCACCACCTACGCCGCCAGCACGGCCGGCATCACGCCCGACTTCCGGGCCCAGGTGGCCCAGGACAGCATTGCGCTCTGCGAAGCCCGCAAGCTCACGGCCGCCGGCTACCTCGAAGACGGCCCCAGCTTCACGGCCATCCGCAACAACAAGGGCCTCGAAGGCTACCAGCAGCTCACCAACCTCGACTTCTCCGTAACGGTGCGCACGCCCGACGGCACCGGCTCGGGCTACGCCGTGGCCGACTACACCGACGTGACCAAGTTCGACGCCAAGGCCCTCACCAAGCGCGCCGCCGACAAGGCCTCGGGCTCGGTGAATGCCAAGGCCATTGAGCCGGGCAAGTACACGGTGATTCTGGAGCCGGCCGCACTGGTGTCGGACGAGGGCATGCTGAACCGCCTGATTTACGCGCTGGGCGCCCGTGAGGCCGATGAGGGCCGCTCGTTCCTGAGCAAAAAGGGAGGCGGCAATAAGCTCGGCGAAAAGATGTTCGACCCGCGCGTGACCATCTACTCCGACCCGCTGAACGCCACCGCCCCCGGCCGCGTGTTCGACGGCGACGGGCTGCCCGTGAAGCGCATGAACTGGGTGGAGAAAGGCGTGGTGAAAAACCTGTTTTACTCGCGCTTCTGGGCCGAGAAAAACAAGAAGCAGGCCACGGCTTTCCCGAGCGGCTTCGTGATGGAAGGCGGCACCCAAAGCGTGGAAGACCTCATCAAAGGCACCGCCAAGGGCATCCTCGTCACGCGCCTATGGTACATCCGCGACGTGGACCCGCAGACGCTGCTCGTCACGGGCCTGACACGCGACGGAACGTTCTATATCGAGAACGGCAAAATCAAGCACCCCATCAAAAACATGCGCTTCAACGAAAGCCCGGTGATTATGCTCAACAACATCGAGGCCATCGGCAAGGCCCAGCGGCTGGGCGGCAACATGGTGCCCCCGCTGAAAATCCGCGACTTCACGTTCACCAGCCTCTCCGACGCGGTGTAG
- a CDS encoding porin family protein — translation MKTHTFLLLLPLLAAAATAHAQVGIKAGVNGAILNGENIGMDTRYKTSYHVGVFARIPVLGPLSIQPEVLYSLQGSEFRSTLANYDTKLHYLNVPLLAHVKVGPVYVEGGPQFGLLLGAREDGTLLISAADGYGPVDRDAANNYKKTDFSLAAGAGLEVGSFILGARYTAGLNDVNDVADLNGANDPRLKNRVIQVSVGLKFGH, via the coding sequence ATGAAAACACACACCTTCTTGCTACTGCTCCCGCTGCTGGCGGCGGCGGCCACGGCCCACGCTCAGGTCGGCATCAAAGCCGGCGTCAATGGCGCCATTCTCAACGGCGAAAACATCGGGATGGACACGCGCTACAAAACCAGCTACCACGTAGGCGTCTTCGCGCGTATTCCGGTGCTGGGGCCGCTGTCCATCCAGCCCGAGGTGCTGTACTCGCTGCAGGGCTCCGAGTTCCGCTCCACGCTGGCCAATTACGACACCAAGCTGCACTACCTTAACGTACCGCTGCTGGCTCACGTGAAAGTGGGGCCGGTGTACGTGGAGGGCGGCCCGCAATTCGGCCTGCTGCTAGGCGCCCGCGAAGACGGCACGCTGCTCATCAGCGCCGCCGACGGATACGGCCCAGTAGACCGCGACGCCGCCAACAACTACAAAAAGACCGATTTCAGTCTGGCCGCCGGAGCCGGCCTCGAAGTCGGGTCGTTTATTCTGGGGGCCCGCTACACGGCCGGCCTCAACGACGTGAACGACGTGGCCGACCTGAACGGCGCCAACGACCCGCGCCTGAAAAACCGCGTGATTCAGGTGTCAGTGGGCTTGAAGTTCGGCCACTAG
- a CDS encoding DUF4159 domain-containing protein has translation MPAPFTFVRLQYRSGDWNGVDERMPTNLLHSMIQYTKVPVVQKEKVVALDSAELFRYPFCYLSGHRLVQFSAAEKKNFIQYVRNGGFVFVDDCNHDIDGLFARSFEEQMRQCFGAGALKKIPKTHAIYSQFFQFPDGPPPTSFELNGWGDDLVHDYLKGIEINGRLGVLYSNKDYGCEWDYDFRNKRFLAEDNTKFGVNILLYALTA, from the coding sequence ATGCCCGCTCCCTTCACCTTCGTGCGCCTGCAATACCGCTCCGGCGACTGGAACGGCGTAGACGAGCGGATGCCCACCAACCTACTCCACTCCATGATTCAGTACACCAAAGTGCCGGTGGTGCAGAAGGAGAAAGTAGTGGCCCTCGACTCGGCGGAGCTATTCCGCTACCCGTTCTGCTACCTATCGGGGCACCGGCTGGTGCAGTTTTCGGCCGCGGAGAAAAAGAACTTCATCCAGTACGTGCGCAACGGCGGCTTCGTGTTCGTGGATGACTGCAACCACGACATCGACGGGCTGTTTGCGCGCAGCTTTGAGGAGCAGATGCGGCAGTGCTTCGGGGCGGGGGCGCTGAAGAAAATACCCAAGACCCACGCCATCTACTCGCAGTTTTTCCAGTTTCCGGATGGCCCGCCACCCACCTCGTTCGAGCTCAACGGCTGGGGCGACGACCTGGTGCACGACTACCTGAAAGGCATCGAAATCAACGGCCGCCTGGGCGTGCTCTACTCCAACAAAGACTACGGCTGCGAGTGGGACTACGACTTCCGCAACAAGCGGTTCCTGGCCGAAGACAACACCAAGTTCGGGGTGAACATTCTGCTGTATGCCCTCACGGCGTAG
- a CDS encoding AAA family ATPase → MISTETAVHALLAKLPPLRQEIAKVIVGQEAVLDEVLVALLAGGHALLEGVPGLAKTLLVRTLAQATDLPFRRIQFTPDLMPTDILGTEILEEDHGTGHRSFKFNEGPIFASLVLADEINRTPPKTQAALLEAMQEGHVTYAGQEHALPKPFFLLATQNPIEQSGTYPLPEAQLDRFLLYIRIGYPTEQEELAVLSGTTGTARPEVKSVLAGEDVRQLQQLVRQVSLSPELLSFVNRLVRATRPATSEVQFIRDYGRWGAGPRAGQALILCAKARALLQGRFAATLDDIRALAPAVLRHRVLLNFNAEAENLTSDDAVAALLKAVAV, encoded by the coding sequence GTGATTTCAACTGAAACTGCTGTTCATGCCCTGCTGGCGAAGCTGCCGCCGCTGCGCCAGGAAATTGCCAAGGTGATTGTGGGCCAAGAGGCCGTGCTGGATGAGGTGCTGGTGGCGCTGCTGGCCGGCGGCCACGCCCTGCTGGAAGGCGTGCCGGGCCTGGCCAAAACCCTGCTCGTGCGCACCCTGGCCCAGGCCACCGACTTGCCCTTCCGCCGCATCCAGTTCACGCCCGACCTGATGCCAACCGACATCCTCGGCACCGAGATTCTGGAGGAAGACCACGGCACCGGCCACCGCTCATTCAAGTTCAACGAAGGCCCCATTTTCGCCAGCCTAGTGCTGGCTGACGAAATCAACCGGACGCCACCCAAAACGCAGGCGGCGCTGCTGGAAGCCATGCAGGAAGGCCACGTGACCTACGCCGGCCAGGAGCACGCGCTGCCCAAGCCGTTCTTTCTGCTGGCCACCCAGAACCCCATCGAGCAAAGCGGCACCTACCCGCTGCCCGAGGCCCAGCTCGACCGGTTTCTGTTGTATATCCGCATCGGCTACCCCACCGAGCAGGAGGAGCTGGCGGTGCTGAGCGGCACCACCGGCACGGCGCGTCCAGAGGTGAAGTCGGTGCTGGCGGGCGAGGATGTGCGGCAGCTGCAGCAGCTGGTGCGGCAGGTGAGCTTGAGCCCCGAGCTGCTGAGCTTCGTGAACCGGCTGGTTCGGGCTACGCGCCCGGCCACTTCGGAGGTACAGTTCATCCGCGACTACGGCCGCTGGGGCGCCGGTCCGCGCGCCGGGCAGGCGCTCATTCTATGCGCCAAGGCCCGCGCCCTGCTGCAGGGCCGCTTCGCCGCTACCCTCGACGACATCCGGGCGCTGGCCCCGGCCGTGCTGCGCCACCGCGTGCTGCTCAACTTCAACGCCGAAGCCGAAAACCTAACCTCCGACGACGCCGTGGCCGCGCTGCTGAAGGCGGTGGCGGTGTAG
- a CDS encoding DUF58 domain-containing protein, with translation MLSPELLHALHNLPLAAKRAAEGFLHGAHLSRRKGAGMEFSQYRPYQPGDDLRRLDWRLAARSDRYYLRESDVDTSLTVHLVLDATASMNHPDDNGLTKLDYARLLLGALAYLAQQQGDAVGLTILHPAGLRHLPPRADARQLPRLYHALETAEAAGTFPTQETLAPLTARRQRALVVCATDMYEQDAEMERLLTRLRAASGEVLLLHLMAGNELNFSFRGAVTFEDLETGQRLQLNADQQRATWQPQLQQWLRATAQQARRHGFDYHQLSTAEPLTQAIREFLRRRVSMG, from the coding sequence ATGCTTTCCCCCGAACTCCTTCACGCCTTACACAACCTGCCGCTGGCGGCCAAGCGGGCGGCTGAAGGCTTTCTGCATGGCGCGCACCTGAGCCGGCGCAAGGGCGCGGGCATGGAGTTCAGCCAGTACCGCCCCTACCAGCCCGGCGACGACCTGCGCCGCCTCGACTGGCGCCTGGCCGCCCGCTCCGACCGTTATTACCTGCGCGAGTCGGACGTAGATACCAGCCTGACCGTGCACCTCGTGCTGGATGCCACCGCCAGCATGAACCACCCCGACGACAACGGCCTCACCAAGCTCGACTACGCCCGGCTGCTGCTGGGCGCGCTGGCCTACCTGGCCCAGCAGCAGGGCGACGCCGTAGGCCTCACGATTCTGCACCCGGCCGGCCTGCGCCACCTGCCGCCCCGCGCCGACGCCCGCCAGCTGCCGCGCCTCTACCACGCCCTGGAAACCGCCGAAGCGGCGGGCACCTTCCCCACTCAGGAAACCCTGGCGCCCCTCACGGCCCGCCGCCAGCGCGCCCTAGTGGTGTGCGCCACCGATATGTATGAGCAGGATGCCGAAATGGAGCGCCTGCTCACGCGCCTGCGTGCCGCCTCGGGCGAGGTGCTGCTGCTGCATCTGATGGCTGGCAACGAGCTCAACTTCAGCTTCCGCGGCGCCGTGACGTTCGAGGACCTGGAAACCGGCCAGCGCCTGCAGCTCAACGCCGACCAGCAGCGCGCCACTTGGCAGCCGCAGCTGCAACAGTGGCTGCGCGCCACCGCCCAGCAGGCCCGCCGCCACGGCTTCGACTACCACCAACTCAGCACCGCCGAACCCCTCACCCAAGCCATCCGCGAGTTCCTGCGCCGCCGGGTTTCTATGGGGTAG
- a CDS encoding BatA domain-containing protein, translating into MPTILLSDAAAGWLALLALAVPVAIHLWNRRPGRTVPMGSVRWLQAAANRRLRNLRLEQLALLLLRAAIVGLVALALAGPQWQQQRPARPVRGLVLLAPEVLHPEVLPSLRPTLDSLRRRGYELRQFAPNFRPISAAAWQQPDSLALLRPTTGAAPDDYWLRARQAADSFPGRPLRVLSGAALPHFRGARPTLPARLSWQTVTLPDSSTWLAQAGQFSPDSLRLLVGSSQEEGTTFRMVRLARPRSNGPLAVAGLAGLRYQAGNPARLQQDGQPEVVVQTEPLRVVLYADSRHAVAARYLRAALQAVTPGLARPLEIRTVTPAADLSASPDWLLWLSDDPVPAAWLARARQGGHLWQETAAAGVPVATHLHLAGLLPDAAAPVEVLRLDTSRVPASQVVVWQTGAGQPVLLREPAGRGSRYLLRTHLQPAATSLPETAALPTLLLHLLRTESADAPLFAARPAPGERRRLDARQLGAAPWQPVSRLPAQGRRQLPPPVLVDVRAWVVLAALLLFALERGLAYRRSVVSPTLATA; encoded by the coding sequence TTGCCCACGATTCTTCTTTCTGATGCTGCTGCCGGCTGGCTGGCGCTGCTGGCGCTGGCGGTTCCGGTGGCTATTCACTTATGGAACCGGCGGCCGGGGCGCACGGTGCCTATGGGCAGTGTGCGCTGGCTGCAGGCCGCCGCCAACCGCCGCCTGCGCAACCTGCGGCTGGAGCAGCTGGCGCTGCTGCTGCTGCGGGCCGCCATCGTGGGGCTGGTAGCGCTGGCCCTGGCTGGGCCCCAATGGCAGCAGCAACGCCCGGCCCGTCCGGTGCGGGGCCTGGTACTGCTGGCTCCGGAAGTACTGCATCCCGAAGTGCTGCCCAGCCTGCGTCCGACCCTCGACTCGCTGCGCCGCCGCGGCTACGAGCTGCGGCAGTTCGCGCCCAACTTCCGCCCGATTTCCGCCGCCGCCTGGCAGCAGCCCGATTCACTGGCGCTACTCCGGCCAACAACCGGCGCCGCCCCCGACGACTACTGGCTGCGCGCCCGCCAGGCCGCCGACTCGTTTCCGGGCCGGCCGCTGCGGGTGCTGAGCGGCGCGGCGTTGCCACACTTCCGCGGCGCCCGCCCCACCCTGCCGGCGCGCCTCAGCTGGCAAACCGTCACACTACCCGATTCCAGCACGTGGCTGGCGCAGGCCGGGCAGTTTTCGCCTGATTCGCTACGCCTGCTCGTGGGCAGCAGCCAGGAAGAAGGCACAACGTTCCGGATGGTGCGCCTGGCCCGGCCGCGCAGCAACGGGCCGCTGGCGGTGGCCGGGCTGGCCGGCCTGCGCTACCAGGCCGGTAATCCGGCCAGACTGCAGCAGGACGGCCAGCCCGAGGTGGTGGTGCAAACCGAGCCGCTGCGGGTGGTGCTGTATGCAGATAGCCGCCACGCCGTCGCCGCCCGCTACCTGCGCGCCGCGCTGCAGGCCGTGACTCCGGGCCTGGCCCGGCCGCTGGAAATCCGCACCGTGACGCCTGCCGCCGATTTATCCGCCTCGCCTGACTGGCTACTTTGGCTGAGTGACGACCCAGTTCCGGCCGCGTGGCTGGCACGGGCACGGCAGGGCGGCCACCTCTGGCAAGAAACCGCCGCCGCTGGTGTGCCCGTCGCCACCCACCTCCACTTGGCCGGCCTCCTGCCCGATGCCGCCGCCCCCGTGGAGGTGCTCCGGCTGGATACCAGCCGCGTTCCGGCCAGTCAGGTCGTCGTCTGGCAGACGGGGGCCGGCCAGCCGGTGCTGCTGCGCGAGCCGGCCGGCCGCGGCAGCCGCTACCTACTGCGCACCCACCTGCAGCCCGCCGCCACCAGCCTCCCCGAAACCGCCGCCCTGCCCACCCTGCTGCTGCACCTGCTCCGCACCGAATCCGCCGATGCGCCGCTGTTTGCCGCCCGCCCCGCCCCTGGCGAGCGCCGCCGGCTGGATGCCCGGCAGCTGGGTGCAGCGCCGTGGCAGCCAGTTAGCCGTCTGCCCGCCCAGGGCCGGCGGCAGCTGCCGCCGCCGGTGCTGGTGGATGTGCGGGCCTGGGTGGTGCTGGCGGCCCTGCTGTTGTTTGCCCTGGAAAGAGGCCTGGCCTACCGTCGGTCCGTTGTTTCGCCTACCCTTGCTACCGCCTGA